aggcaTTATGCAAAGGAAGCGCAACAGAAGCTAAAAAATCCCAAAGTTTCTTTTTTTCCAACACCCCAGATGGGCCATATacattaaaaagccaaaatttagaGTTTGATATCCTACTCTTAACCAGTCCAAGCATCCAGTTAGATGAGGAAGCAATCAAAGAGAAATCCACACAAGCATCTTTCCAAAGGATCGTAAGACTGCCTGAAGCACCTAAAGAGGAAGATGCACTAAATTTCCAAgttttccaagaagaaaataacaTATCATTAGATGATaaacttaacttagtttcttgcaccatcacaatatcacacttcattaagtccaattgaGACTTAATCAAGCATCGTTTGTTAGGggcgtttaagcccctaacattccatgaaataatcctCACTGACCCAAAGGGGAGGCATTCACTCCCCTCAAAACACACAAAGAAACTTGAGAGTCCTTTCCTCCCACGAAGGCCTTATGAAGACTTCTCTTAGAAACCAAAGCTCTTGTAACCGGCAAGCTTAAGGGTTTTCTTGATTGTTTCTTTTTGGAAGAttccaaagaagaaagaagagttgaTTGAATGCCTGCATCAATTTCCAGTTAAGTCTTGACATGCTTAGGCTTTCGAACTCTTTTACGAGGAGTAGACAAAGGTGAAgtaggagaaagaggggactatAACAAAGGAAACCCATTGAAACCCAAAGGAGTAGAATCCACGGGTGCCTTATCTTGACCATGATTCACTTTGCCAGATTCAATGGGAATTGATGGTGTCCCAATAACCAACGACACTAGAGCCCTCTCCAGATTAAGAAGATCAAAATAACTCTTTGTAGGGAAAGCAACTAACTCATTCTCTAGAGTGCCTAAATCTTTTGAAATCGAAGAGATTACTCTATTAGCTAAAGCAGAATTTAGAGCCAAATTATTAGTattaactgatgaatactaagagggggggtgaattagtatgccaaaaatctctatacttaaacacttacatagtTTGAAGATAAACCGGTCcaacagtctaacagacagaccagttatcacacatgcaaaccaaaatgcaaataaagcattcacccacaaaagcaatacaaccataacacaagatatttgacgtggaaaaccaactggaaaaaaaaaaccacggtgagatggaactcacaagtcactatctgtagaatagaaaccagatcggttaaggttagatcggttaaggtcttacaatgttcttcaccagaacagatcctgttaggaatctcaatctgtgTTActagataagtccgattaaagactaccttgttagaggattttagattcacagaagtgaaccaccttgttagaggattttacaaaggcttttgggcctacccaattaagggctacagacttgtcaaagatgtgagtaatcaacaagtgtttgatctatctaatagcacaaactgcttggttagatctagtgtagctcactactaatgcatttcagcattacttcagtcttctctatctctttgtgttacaacttgatcttctcagataagatcgctcttataataactcaacaaccaccttaaaccctatccacaacataaaccctttcagtaatagaaacaacaactcaaaaccctagacatgatgtccttttaaaggaatctgatttcatgtcagtccaataggattacattacaatttcctaggttcaatgaatctagacatactcagtaacacgacacaaaaagcaccatcagtttgtcggcaccgtcaatcaatcggtgagttggtaactcatcacagagtattaccgattcatacaaaatactggttgccggctTGACAAAAATGAAAATTGGTAAGAATGTGCTATGCCGCTTTACTCCCTTGTActggttgagatctacgaaccgcttgggatcgacatgccgcttcagaccgggaaacacattctgcaaaatcaccaatagtctaaagactagaatacaacataccggttggaacaaataccagttgagctctagttcatacatataaaggggatctctatacaagtgtgtgtccatcaatgacaatcacaacataaacataaaaaatgccaacttTAACAATATCTTGCACCTGGGCAATAAGATGATCATCTGGAACGATAACAAAACTATCAACCTCCAAGGGATGTTCAACACATTTCATACCCGACCGAGGAGTCTCTAACCCAGCCCTCAAATCTTTCTCCAAACCACCAGAATGCGAAGAAGGTTTTTCCGCATTCAAGATGTCATTAATTTTATCTAAATTAGAGATATTACCAAAGCCAACCACAGGAGAAGGAACTGAACAATGAGGTAAATCTGAGGTAACCCTAGTTGAGAAATTTTTGTTCAATGGGGAAGGAACATAAGCCAAATGAGAATCTTGAACTCCTACATGATCTTTATTCCAAGCAAACATTTCCAAATTCTTATCAATTGAGGAATCAATCACTCCTAAGCCAAATTTAATCTTTTTAATGTGAAAAAACAAAGGAGAATCCATAATCACGAAAGAGAGACCAAATTGCACAGAATCCCTAATAAGGTTTTGACGCCAAATACCAAAAGATGACCGAATGCTACAAGTCTTAGGAAAAGAAGCATTACCAGAAAGTAAGACACAAATTTTGATCACAAACAACCCATCTTCGAACACCGAATGGGACAAAAAAAATTTACCAAACGAGTCCCCAATCTTTGTTAAAATGTCAGATTCCACAAATTCAGAAGGTAACAAAGGGAGTTTAAACCAGGATGGAACCTGCTTAGAACCAACCCTAGAGGGcgcaaaaaaaggtttccaagtttCCACAAAATCAAATTTTTCCCAAGCCAAAAAAATGGAACACTCAAAGCCTTATCCCTAGCTTCTGCAGAATCGAAGACAATAATAAAAGAATATGCAGATAAAACTTGGAAGTACAAAGTGCCATACCAATGAGCATGAATCTTACAATGGAGCTTTGAAAGAGGAATGGAATCACCCCACACTTGAATAATAACTACCAAAGTCCGAAGGTCATGAACCTTTTTCCCCATAACAAAATTTGAGACATCAATCAAAGGGACCGGAAGCCAAACAGACTGCGGCTGCAAGGATGGGTCAGAATTTGGCAAAGAGCAAGTAGAAACCCCTggaattatttttatatttttatatttttaaaaaatattttatatataaaaataattcagATTGACTGgaaaatcatatatttgtatctttacTTTTTTAATTCTAATTGTTAATCACAATCTAAGTTATCTTATGGATTTTATCTTAGTTTGTCTCTTCAAAAATATATTAAAAGAATAAAATGGCAATCACATGGACTTGTATAATTgagtaaataattattaaatagtaAAGATAGATTAAAAAATATTGTAATTTGTGTCACTGGTGTGACTTGTTGATAAAAATGAAGCATTTCCATAATGCTATTGTGATGCCCatgaaaagtaattttatttttacaaaataaAGATAttgtaattattaaaaaaaaaatttatgattaTGCTAATAATTTCCATACAATAAAAGTTATGTAGTatagaaaaaaaagacaaaaataacAGCTTCAGATAACTATAAATTAAAAAATGATACTATTATACATACTCTAATATATAATACTATCTTATTTGAAAGAATCATAAACAAACTTTTATCATCAATATTTATACATTAAtgctagtagatttccacaatccatatgatTGAATGAACTATTTCTGGATTCAACTATGTGAACATTTTTTCatcacaatcaaatccagaaacagtTCATTCAATATTTATAcactaaaaatttaaattttttaaccaattaaataaaaagcaaaacatattaaattatttataatttctaAATTATATTAAATAACTTTCAAATTTATTAATAAAGCTAAACAGctcaaaaaagaaattaaatctTACCAATTACATCCCAACAACGCCATAATCTATCAAAACTAAAATATTTAAAACGACTAATACAGTAATTTAAAACTCGAAGAAAAGTAGTTGGCACTAGAAAATCTAATATTAAGATTATATGAGGACGCACTATCATTGAGAGAAAGGAAAACGTGTGGAACGTCAATTCAGAATGTGTGGTCGAATCCCAATCAAACGTACTATACAGCAGATCTCGTGACCCTCTACAACTTCAACACTACTCAGCTGCTGCACGCTTTTAAATTATAAAGACCACAGGCATTTAGCCTATAGAATtatcttctccttctcttcaattATTACCATCAAAATGAAGGATAATGTTACCAGAACATTGCCAAGGGGAAACGTAAAAGCTTCTGTGTGGAAGAGAATTATCAGCCGCCGTATTCTGAAACGAAGAAGAGAGAGGAAATTGAATTTGCTTTATTCAATGTTGAGAGTTATACTGCCCAAATCTATCAAGGTAACTTAACTTCAGTGGGTattttcaaaacctattttatgtTTAATTTCTGGGTTCTCTTAATCTTGTTTGTATCATTGATGAAGGTAACAGAGCAAGTTTCAAACTCCAAAGATTCCTCAGTTGAAGAAGGCTGCAGCTCATCTTTAATGGCTCACCTCCCACCAAAAAATCTCCAGGTATATGATAAAGTGGGAATACAATATATCATACTATTCAGTAGCTCTCATAATCCCTACTTGAAAATATCTGTTTCACTAATACTACTGAGTGCTATTGAGTAAAATTGTCTAAGCGGAAAAATAAGTGTATCATATTACGCAATATTTCTCAACATCTCTCTTTTAACATATTTGTTTTCTTGGTATCATTAAGAGAAGATTTTATACTTGAGGTAGTGGCTATTAAGTGCTATTGAAGCTCTGGCTGTAATTCAAGCACTCCCATAATAAATATGAGCAAGAAAGAGTCTCTTTTTACTAGTTATTCGAGGTTGTAATATATATATTACTTGAATAGAGTTATTAGAGATCTGATGGATTTTCTAGTGATAAAAAGTGGTCAGTTGATTTTGCAGGTCTTGCAACAGTGCAATAAtatttgtcaattttaaaattaatttgttaAGTTGTTTGCCTTCTTAAATTAGAAAATTGCCGGTGGGTTGCCTGGGAAACACCTGACCGGATGTTTTTAATATGAGCCAAATGAGCATGGTGCATTATTATGCCTGTATATTCCCAATTCTAATGAGTAGGTACATATTATATGTTTGTGGGGGTACTAATTTCTTTTGTGAGTACGATTTTGACTGCCATGGTTAAGTGAAGCTGGTGGGTCCTTGTAATACTATTGTTTGTTATGCATATCCTCGCCTTATTCATCAGTAGAAGCTTTATGATTTCCTGTATTTTTCATTCAAGAACATAAAAAGGAAAACACGATTTAACTAAGTAGGTTTGCTGATGTTTTTTATGTAGGTTTTGAAACCATCTGAACTAAAAGAATGTAATGTTACAAAGAAGGTTGACGTTCTTGCCGGAAAAGCAGAATGACTGTCTCAAGACTGCAGCAGTGGAAGAAAGGAAGTTTATGCTCTGGTTATATTATAATCCATTGAAGACTGACCGCTTCTTTCTGCCTTAAGCTTTTCTTGACTGCATTgaacatataaataaaataaaaccttTCTTGAAACTTTCTAAGTGACTCTAcccattttcatcaatttcctcaactgttttcataaatttaatttttctgCATGTTATATTTTTTCTGCATTCTCAAGAGTTTGGTAGCTCCTTTTATAACTCGTACTGCAATGAAATCAGGAGAAAAACAAGACTGCAGTTCACGAGCATAAGTGTGGATTCTCGTGAGGAAAAAACTCACGAGAATTCTTCCCACCTTCCTAGAGAGGCACCTATTCCTAAACTCTCAAACAAAACATTCACATCAATGTTTGGTTTTTTCATTAGTATTCTACTTGAAAATACAAAACAATTTTGTACTGAATTCTTTCAAATGTGGAGGTGATTGAGAAAGAGAAATCCAGAGATAATGTTTGCATTAAACTGGTgtgtttaaaatatataaatataaagtttaaagtaaaaaatcatattaatatatttaagaattatttatattaatatgttttatataaaaaaaatttaaatactgtataataattaattaaaattttatttgaagtaattgaaattttctcatttaaatttagaaataaaGTAAAGTTATTAATTACGTTGAGAGTTCTATTACAACAATGAGTGAGATGTGAGTGTGTTAATAAAAACTATTTAAGAGTCtacatacaaaaataataaaagCTAAATTTAAATCGTACAACTACTTTCATGTAATTATGCGAACTACAAAATAACTTTATCGTAATATAGACAAatcataaaagaaaaatataaatatacatatcaCCTCAATGTCAAAATTTGTGATTTAAATTTTCTagataaattttaaaaatgaagaaaaaataaaataattaatgagGTATAAATTTTTGTATTTATCAAAATATGTAATGCCTCACATGTTTGCATTCTACCATTGCTATATTTTGATCCACTATTGACTCTATATATGATACACTTTGACATCCATGTGGTGCATCCTAATTACAATTATATTCTTTTGATTGTGTAGATAACACTGTTGGTGTTGATGGTTGGTTATACTTGTAGATTCAATGATTATCATATATGCATGACGCCGATACAATGATATGACATGATGTTATATGATGACATATGCTTTATACTATGATGGTACTTTGATTATACTAATAATGATGTGGTTTCATGATGATGCATTGGATATGTTATGACTAATTTGATGAAATATTATGCTACTAACCATATTAATATGTGACCCCGATTGggaaatgattatatatatgtttaaattatATTGTGTTATATATGTGCACATGTATTTGTTGTGTTTTAGTTGATGCAAGTACATGACATTGATTCCACTTGGCTCCATGTGTCTAGGTGAGTCCATTTCTCTAACATTGGTTATAGGAGATACCACATTGGTCATTTATGTCTCCTACCCCTAGCCATCATTCCTAATTTAGACGTTCTCCTTATTAAATGTGTTTATAAACCTCGATTACTGTGTTGGTAATGTTTGGCAGCCCTAATGCATAATTGTGTAAAACCCGTAATGATTGTTTGTGCATAGGTAGCCATttgtaaattatgattattttaatgtgtatatttatgttattattaatatttaattgtgaaatgTGCCTTATTTGTATGTGGATTGATGAGAATTTCATAATTTGTCGATAGGGTTCATTTGAGGGTATATTTGATatttaagttttaattttatttttaatattattttattcccCACTCCAAAAATGTGTTTATATGATGAATTGAAGTTTAGGTTTTTTTTACACTTAGTTCATTTTCTCATTATGCTCTTAAAAACTCTACACTTTGAATTTGGATTCATGATTGAAGGAGATTTTCTTGGAGGATTTTTATTAGCATTAGCTCAAAATATTGGTAATGGTGAATTCTCTTGGCTGTCCAAAAGATTTTCTATCTTCCATTGTGTGTGGATTGCATTTTCAATTTGAAGGTTTGATCAAGTTTGATGTAGGAACTcgattcctcctttgtttttcaattaaattgcttatacTTTGTTGTAAATGACTAGTTAAATGATTTAAAACACTCTTCCAATTTAAATATCTTTGGATGATTGTATATTTTGCTTGAATCAAACTTTAAAATATTGTTTTGTTAGAAATTTgagtttgtatggttgtcattgatgtcaaacatggTTGTTTGGATGGAGTCTTGTCTGGATATGATCCTACATTATTGTAGGTTTATTTGTCTTATGTTTGGTGTTGCAGTTGAGCTTGATGTTTTGGTGTTAGTTGTGTCAAGTTCAATATGCAGGGAAGAGTTTTTAATGTATGCGAGAAATAAAGTTTAATGTCTCATTGGTAGAATGATTTGTATTCCTTTGGATGGTAAAGATTATGTTGCATCAACTGGTTTTCTGGTTTGTGGATTGCAAAAGTTGATTGTTATCGTTCTTTTACTGTAAGGGTGTTTGTCATATTGGTTCGAAAAGTCTTTGATGGCATCCAAATATATTGAATCCTATGTCATAGATTTGTAGAAATGATTATGTGATTTGTGCAACTTATTTTTAGTATGTTTCTCTAGTGGTGTTTCTATTCTGCAAGTGAGTTATGTTGATTTGTGTTTAATATATTCTGTTGTATTTTAGTTTGGTTTGTTTGCTTGGATTATCTTATTGGGACCATGCTTTTTGGTCTAGATATATATTTGGAGGATGAGTTGGAATGCTTTTATGGCTCTCACCATGGTTTCTGGAGATCCACAT
This genomic stretch from Cryptomeria japonica chromosome 8, Sugi_1.0, whole genome shotgun sequence harbors:
- the LOC131067672 gene encoding uncharacterized protein LOC131067672, whose translation is MKDNVTRTLPRGNVKASVWKRIISRRILKRRRERKLNLLYSMLRVILPKSIKVTEQVSNSKDSSVEEGCSSSLMAHLPPKNLQVLKPSELKECNVTKKVDVLAGKAE